The Chitinophagaceae bacterium genome segment AAGCTTCCAGACGATGTTTAATGAAGCCAGCGATAATGGATTGTCTGAGACGTTTAAAACTTTTGAACAAAACAGAAGAGTACTTTCTCAACGTTTTGCTGAGCAAAATCCTAATTCAATAGGAGGCTTTCAAAGTCCTGCCGATACTATACCATCTACAGGTTATGCTTTTGGTTATGGGCCATATTCTCAGGATGTGTTGATACCTTCTTTCTTGGCAGCCTATACAGATCAGAATCCGAATGATATTGATTTGTCCCCTTTCCGGAGTATACCATTGCCTAACTGGAGGGTTACATACAATGGTTTAAGCCGAATACCATTTTTGCAAAACATACTAAATTCGGCGAATGTAACGCATGGTTATAATTCTACCTATACGGTCAACAGTTTTATAACAGAGCAGAATTTTGAAGGAGTAAACAAATATGAACCTGAGGTAATAGATACCTTGACCGGTAATTTTTTCCCGGAGATCAATATCCCGCAAATTGTTATTTCTGAGCAATTTTCCCCTCTTTTTGGGATTGATATCACCTGGAAAAATAATATCACTACCCGTTTTGAATATAAAAAATCACGAAACCTGAGCATGTCTTTCATAGATTATCGTTTAAATGAGTCTAAGACAACAGAAACTACTGTCGGTTTGGGTTATCGTATTACAGGGTTAAATCTGCCTATTAGAACAGAGGGAAGAAGAATAAGACTTGAAAATGACTTGAACATTCGATTTGATTTTTCTATACGGGACAATATTACCATTACGCACAGATTAGATCAGAACATAGAAGAGCCTGTTTCAGGTATGCGTACAATCAGATTTTCACCATCTATTGATTACGTTATTAACCGAAGACTGAATATTCGTTTGTTTTTTGACAGAAACCGAACAATTCCGGCAACATCAGCATCTTTTCCTATTACTAATACCCGTGCAGGCGTTACTATCAGGTTCTCACTTGCTCCATAAACCAAGGCAATGAATACAAGGGTTATTAAATCCGGAGGTGAATTAGTAATTTTTGAAAAAGAGAAACTTTTTCGATCGCTTAAGTCGGCGGGAGCAAATGAAGATGAAATTAATCGTGTCTGGCACAAAATAAAGCCTAAAATAGAGGCTGAAAATATCTCCACCCGTAAAATTTTTCAACTTGCTTTTAATACACTTAAAAAGCAAAGAGCCGGAATAGCTGCGAGGTATAAATTAAAAAACGCCATGAGGGAATTAGGTCCTTCAGGGTATTATTTTGAAAAGCTTATGTCTCATGTTTTTATGAATGCAGGCTATAAAACAAAAACAAATCTAATTTTATCAGGAAAATGCATCAATCATGAAGTGGATGTTCAGTTTACGAATCAAAGTGAAGTGAACTGGGCAGAATGTAAATTTTCAAATAAAGCCGGCCAGAAAGTAGATGTAAAAGTGGCTTTATATTTTAGTGCACGATTTATGGACTTAAAAAGTGCCGGAGAGGTATCTGCCAAACCACGAAATTATTTCCCATGGTTGATATCTAATAATCGTTTTACTAAAGATGCAATGGATTATGGTGAATGTGCCGGCATTAAAATGCTTTCATGGGATTATCCAAATAAAGACAGCTTAAAAAAGCTTATTGAAAAACACAATGCATATCCCATAACCTGCCTGACAAGTATTACACTAAATGAAAAAAAACTTTTACTAAGTGAAGATGTGATAGTGTGTAATCAAATAGATATAAATAAACTTGAAAAAACTCTACATTTAAGCCCGGTAAGAAAGTCAAAAATAATTGAAGAATGTAAGTGGCTTAGTTAATACTTAAAAAACTACAAATCGCTCTGTCAATTTAAATTTTTCTCCCTTAATTTTTAGAAAATAAATCCCCGGACTTACCTTTTCCAGATTAATATAACCCTTTTCCAAATTTTTTAGATCAAAAACTCTTCGGCCATCTACATGGTAGACTGTCGCTGATTTAATATTAGATAAGTTATCGGGAAGTTTCCAGTAAAGCATCATTGTTGCAGGATTGGGGTAAACTAAAAGTCTGCTATTTGCGGATTGCAGCTCGCCAAGCCCTGAAATAGTAAGATTATATACTTCAGATAATTCAGAACTACAGCCTTCAGGACTTGTATAAATTACGGTGTAAAAACCACTTTCTTCGGCAGTGTAAAATTGCCCTTCGGCGCCCTCAATTAATTCACCATTTAAAAACCATTGATTGCCGGTTGAATAGGAAGAGGCTAAAACATTTTCATTTGCCGTAATTTCCGGTTCTGCAGGGATTGGTAAAATCTCAAAACTATTATTTGAAACAAAACTGATTATTTCCGGTGAAGAAGCGTGTATACGGATTCTATAATCGTTACCGGCTGTAAGTGATGGTGGAATTATACATTCAATAGGGGCTGCAGTGGTGCTTTCTAAAGTGCCGATTATAACCGGACTGCTGAAGTCACCATTTTCATCTGAAAGCTCAACTGCAAAAACATTTGTTGAGTCAAAAGTTTCAGAGCTGTTAAATGTTATCAAGATTGTGTCACCTTCATTGCAAACGGCTGAAGGTGTAAATTCAGGAGCTTCAAGTGCAAAACAAGCAGTTCTTTCGGGACTGTCAGAACTTCCTACATCAGGACATGGGCTAGCTTGTTCGCGTACCCTTATATGATAATCATAACCCCAGTCAGATAGATTAACATCTATAGGTGGAAATGGAAAAGGACTACCCTGCATATCAATGTCAATAGAAGCCCAAATGTCAATATTATATTGGCCTGCGAGGTCATCTGTTATTCCAAAAATCTGTATGCAACCTGCTTCACCTGCTGAAAATGTATTGTCAGAATAATTTGTAGACCATTCCAGTCCACAGGGTAAATTTACAATACTATCTATAGTGGTAGAACGAATAGGAAAACCACTTGGAAAACCGGGCGGACTGAATTCATCTAAGTTTTTAAAGTTAAGTGTCACAGACAAAGTGCTGTTTCTGACAAAACAAGGAGTTAAATTCTGATCCGGCTCTAATCCCGGATTAACTTGAGTCATGTCCGGAGTACACTGAGCCTGAATGTTTTGAGTAAAAACAATATTACAACAGAAAAGCAATGAAATAAAAACTCGAAAAACCATAAATAATTAATATGTTAAACAAAGAAATTTTTATCAGTACGATTATACAATTATTTTTTTAAAAAGTATTAAAACATAAGTAGCTTATATATAATAAGTTTGCTAATAACTAAAGATTTGATTAATTTTGAAGAATGAAACATTTTTTGTTAACAGTTGCTTTTTTGATAACCGCCATAAATTTAAGTTTTGCCGGAGACATACTTAAAGGCAAAGTTATCGATAGTGAGGGAAATATTCTTTCCGGAGCAAATGTGTATTGGTTGTCATACCAAAAAGGTACTGCTACTGATGAAAATGGTTCTTTTTCTTTAGTGAAACCGGACGAAATGCCTCAGCCTCTTGTAATTAGTTTTGTCGGCTATACTCCTGATACAGTTCAGGTTAGTGCCAAAATGGACTTGCTGACTGTTACTTTGCTTGAGAGCTATTTATCTGAAATAGAAATTAAAGGCAAAAACCCGGCGACTTACCTGTCCAAACGAGCAGCACCGGTACAGGTTATTACCTCTGAAGAGTTAACCAGATCCGCTTGCTGTGATTTAACCGGGTGTTTCGAGACAAATACAGCTGTTCATTCCTCTACCTCAAATGTGATAACAAGTGCCAAGGAGCTTGAAATGCTCGGACTGGACGGAGTTTATAATTATCAAACACTGGATGGTTTCCCACTTTTTAAAGGCTTAAGCTATACTTATGGAATGAGTACCTGGCCGGGAGTATTTGTAGATGAGATTCATATTTCAAAAGGTTCAAATTCTGTGCTTAGAGGCTATGAAGGAATGAGTGGCGAAATAAATTTTGAAACAGTTTCTCCTGCCAAATCAGATAAGTTTTTTCTAAACCTTTATATGAATAATTACCTGGAACATCAGGCAAATACCTGGTTTTCTTTTGGTGATAATAATTACAAAGGACTTATAGGTGCACACTACACAGGGCCGGGAAGAGAAACAGACAGAAATAATAATGGATTTTTAGATCAGGCAGTTATTGAACGATATATGTTTGTGAGTAAAAATTCTTTATCTGTAAATCGATTGAAATGGGATAATACTTTACGCTGGGTAAGTGAACACAGAAGGGGTGGAGAAACAGGTTTTGTTCCTTCGCAACATCGTTTGCAATCTGAAGTATATGGGCAATCAATCAGTTATTTTCAACCGGAATTTTACTCGAGACTCAGTTGGAAAATCAATGATTTTAATACTCTTTTATTTAATGTTTCTGCTTCATATCATCAGCAGGAAAGTTATTACGGAACCACCTCTTATGAGGCTGAGCAGACAAGCCTTTTTGCAGAGTTAAGGCATGATATAGAGTTTAATGATATTAGTGAGTTAAAATATGGATTACAGTTTCGACTACAGGATATTACTCAGAAAATAGAGTTTGCTGAAACTGTTCCGCATAAGAATTATGAAGGAAAGTATCGAAAAGAAGATTACACTACCGGATTTTTTGCTGAAAAGCATACAAATTTGATATCTAACAGATTAAACTTAGTTAAAGGTGTTCGCATAGATCATCATCAGCAGTTTGGAGTTAATGTTACCCCGCGCTTATTAATTCGTTACAGCCTTTTGCCGGAACTGGAAGCCCGTGCGTTGATAGGTACTGCCTGGAGAAGTCCTGATTTTATTCCGGAAAATACAGCTTTGCTGAGCTCGGGAAGAGATATGCCGGTGCATATGTTTCACCTTTTGCCTGAAAGAAGCCTGAACTACGGAGCACAACTTGTTTATAACTGGAACCATCACCAATTGAATGGTTATATAAGCGGGGAGTATTTTTTTACCCGATTTTCAAGAATGCATACACCTGATTTAGATGTTCCCGGAATTGTGGGTTTGCCTGCCGGTGGAATTGAAGCTTATTTTGGAAACTTCCTTTTTGAAAAGGGTCTGAATATTAATGATAATATAGATCTTAAAGCCGGTTATGTCTATCACCATTCAGCCAGAGAATTAGACGATGAGAAAAAGAAATTTGATTTAAGTCCTACGCATAAGTTTTTAGCTGTTGTTTCATTCAATGCTTTTGATAATCGCTTAAAAACAGATGCAAATCTTCATATTTACGGTAAGCAAAGACTGCCTCAATTGATAGCTGTGGAAGATGAGAATACTACCGGATACACTAAGCCATTTGCGGTACTGAATTTTCAGATTGGCTGGTCATTTGATAAAATTGATGTGTATAGTGGTGTAGAAAATGTCTTTGATTTCCGACAAAAGCAGCCCATTTTGGGTTATGAAAACCCATTTGACTCAAATTTTGACCCGTCAATTGTTTGGGGTCCGGTTAGAGGAAGAGAAATCTACGCAGGTATCAGGTGGAGGCCATTTAGCAATTAATTTTTTTTTGCATAATGTAAATTGAATTTAAGAGTTTAATCTTTACTATAGTTTTACAGTGTCCTGAAAAATTTTAAAAATGAATTTCGTCTTATTATCCATTTTAAGCTTTCTGCTTAGCAGCATACATGCACAACAATCGGCAAATGAAAAAGGAAAGTTACCAAACGAGTTTTTTTTGCAGTTTTTAGAGCAAAAATATAACTATCAAACCGATGATTTTTTGATACTTGTTTCTGTAAAAGAACAAAAACTTT includes the following:
- a CDS encoding TonB-dependent receptor, whose translation is MKHFLLTVAFLITAINLSFAGDILKGKVIDSEGNILSGANVYWLSYQKGTATDENGSFSLVKPDEMPQPLVISFVGYTPDTVQVSAKMDLLTVTLLESYLSEIEIKGKNPATYLSKRAAPVQVITSEELTRSACCDLTGCFETNTAVHSSTSNVITSAKELEMLGLDGVYNYQTLDGFPLFKGLSYTYGMSTWPGVFVDEIHISKGSNSVLRGYEGMSGEINFETVSPAKSDKFFLNLYMNNYLEHQANTWFSFGDNNYKGLIGAHYTGPGRETDRNNNGFLDQAVIERYMFVSKNSLSVNRLKWDNTLRWVSEHRRGGETGFVPSQHRLQSEVYGQSISYFQPEFYSRLSWKINDFNTLLFNVSASYHQQESYYGTTSYEAEQTSLFAELRHDIEFNDISELKYGLQFRLQDITQKIEFAETVPHKNYEGKYRKEDYTTGFFAEKHTNLISNRLNLVKGVRIDHHQQFGVNVTPRLLIRYSLLPELEARALIGTAWRSPDFIPENTALLSSGRDMPVHMFHLLPERSLNYGAQLVYNWNHHQLNGYISGEYFFTRFSRMHTPDLDVPGIVGLPAGGIEAYFGNFLFEKGLNINDNIDLKAGYVYHHSARELDDEKKKFDLSPTHKFLAVVSFNAFDNRLKTDANLHIYGKQRLPQLIAVEDENTTGYTKPFAVLNFQIGWSFDKIDVYSGVENVFDFRQKQPILGYENPFDSNFDPSIVWGPVRGREIYAGIRWRPFSN
- a CDS encoding T9SS C-terminal target domain-containing protein, which produces MVFRVFISLLFCCNIVFTQNIQAQCTPDMTQVNPGLEPDQNLTPCFVRNSTLSVTLNFKNLDEFSPPGFPSGFPIRSTTIDSIVNLPCGLEWSTNYSDNTFSAGEAGCIQIFGITDDLAGQYNIDIWASIDIDMQGSPFPFPPIDVNLSDWGYDYHIRVREQASPCPDVGSSDSPERTACFALEAPEFTPSAVCNEGDTILITFNSSETFDSTNVFAVELSDENGDFSSPVIIGTLESTTAAPIECIIPPSLTAGNDYRIRIHASSPEIISFVSNNSFEILPIPAEPEITANENVLASSYSTGNQWFLNGELIEGAEGQFYTAEESGFYTVIYTSPEGCSSELSEVYNLTISGLGELQSANSRLLVYPNPATMMLYWKLPDNLSNIKSATVYHVDGRRVFDLKNLEKGYINLEKVSPGIYFLKIKGEKFKLTERFVVF
- a CDS encoding ATPase, with the translated sequence MNTRVIKSGGELVIFEKEKLFRSLKSAGANEDEINRVWHKIKPKIEAENISTRKIFQLAFNTLKKQRAGIAARYKLKNAMRELGPSGYYFEKLMSHVFMNAGYKTKTNLILSGKCINHEVDVQFTNQSEVNWAECKFSNKAGQKVDVKVALYFSARFMDLKSAGEVSAKPRNYFPWLISNNRFTKDAMDYGECAGIKMLSWDYPNKDSLKKLIEKHNAYPITCLTSITLNEKKLLLSEDVIVCNQIDINKLEKTLHLSPVRKSKIIEECKWLS